TGCCAGAGGGTGGCACATGCCTTTCCTAGCCCAAGCAACAGAACGCAAAGCCAGAGgcaagcacagcctgcccaATGTGCAAAGGCTCCTGCCTTGGGCCCTGATTTCATTGCCTGATGGAATTAGGAGACATTTCATCTGCAAAAGCACCCTTTGCTTCTCTGTGGACTGACACCAGCTCTACAGTCCATTTGGAGGAGGGACTTTGGCTAACTCTATATTCCCAAGATTTACCTAAAAATGCAGCTTGGTGCTGCTCACTGCTTCCTTAAGGCAAAGCTTCATCAAGCAAAGGACATCATCATTTTTTGGACTGTTCAAAATTACATGGCAAGGGGAAAACACAGGGCAAGAAGCACAAGAGACTGTGCAGCTCGGAACCCATGGTCTCCAGGTGTTACCAAGCTTCCCAGGCAGAAGAAACGAGGTAGATTGTGTTAGAGTGACAGGAGGTTTTCATCAGGTAAGGAGGCGCTCCTTCCACCATCTCGATGCCCACGATGCCAAAGGACCAGATGTCCACTTTGGGGCCATAGGGCTTCCTGGTGAAAATCTCTGGCGCCATCCAGTAAGTAGTGCCGACAGCTGATCTCCGTTTGCTCTGCTCAGCCGTGAGCTGAGCAGCGAGTCCAAAatcagctgaggagaaaaaaactctGATCAAGCCAGAGTGAATtaggaaagcaaacagaagaattCCCCCCTCTAGCAATGTCCCAAGAAGGCAGAGGGCAAACCAGCTGCAGAAGGGGCCATGCTGGCCTTCCTTAGGCCTGCAGCTGAGGGAATATGGGATTGGCCATTCAGCAAAAGCCCCCAGTTTCACACAGTGGCTTTTAGTCCCCTGAAGCTCGGGAGTGAAACTGCCTTGcttgggaagggacacacacaAGCCAAAGCCCCTCCTGACACCTTCTTCCCAGCCACACCGCCCTGCACCttgtggctgtgctctgcccttgctgcagggcagcctgcactgccacaggtGCCACTCCTGGGGATCTGGCAGTCACTCAAAGGCACCCCCACCCCGCAGCCCAGCACGGCTGAGCCTGGCCAACAACACCCACCCAGCTTGACAGATCCGTCCAAGCGCAGGAGAATGTTGTGGCTTTTGATGTCTCGGTGGATGACTTGATGGGAGTGAAGGAAATCCAGGCCTTGCAGGcactgaggaggaaaaagaaacatgagcCTAGGAGTCCCTCAACTGATTGCATCCCAcaagcagggaagcagcacatCTGCAAGACAGActtgctgggcagtgctgagccgtGGCAGGAAAGGCTGCTGGCAAGGGCAAGAGCTTGCTGCTCCAACACGAGGACAGCAGAGCCTTCCTAAGTGAGGGTGTATTCACTTTTTTAAGAGAAAGGGCAATTATTTCAGCTGaccagtgccctgcagccacagactGAAGGAGtactgctgcaggggctgtgctctcTCCAGCCACATGGCAGCGGGTGCTTTTGCAAATCCCACTTTGGGTGCAAGGCTCTCCTTTGAGGCTGAGCTCTCTGAGAGTCCTGCGAGTATCTCTTTGTCTTTCCCACTCTGTTGATATTGTGCCACCAGCACGTTTGCTCTTACTGGGACGGAATGCAGTACACACAGGCTCCAGGCAAGTGTTTAGAGTGGCAAACATAAACAAACACACTAGAAGAAGGGCCTGCACGTTGGCAGGCACTTCAGAGGCTCTTGCTCCTGGCAGTCAtaagagaaaggcagaaaggaagCTCGGAAGGTGAAACCAATCCCTCCTTGCCACCCATCCCACCCAAGGCACGGGAAGCACAAGCGCCGTCCCTCACCTCCCGAGAGACGACTGCAATCTCTCCTTCTGCCATCCTGGTCTCCCTGATGACATCGTGTAAGGAACCTCCGTCCATGTATTCCATCACGAGCCAGAGTTCCTCGTGCCCAGGAAGCTGAAAGGAAACAAGAGCCTGGAGATGAATGCGTGCTCCTGCATGACCTGGTGGATTCTTGTTTCCGTGTCTCTCTCCAAGGAAGACAGGAGGAAGGGAATAGTCATTCACTAGGCTCTACAAAATCTGTGCAGTTTAAAGACTGCTTGCTATCCCACCAATGCAACAGGCCAAGGGAAATGGAATCTACAGGGATTTGTTAGCACTTAAGAAcctgtggaaaaagaaaatcaaaccccaaaccaaacaagaaaacctGGAGGGAGCAGTTGGAGGGAGTTAACATTGAGGTTTTTGGCTCTGTAAAATTGGACCCAGTCCTGGGCTTTAACAGCACACTTAAACTAGATATGCCAGGAAAGAGTATTGCAGCCCCAACGCAATCTCCTGCCAAGATTCTGTACATCAGCTCAGAAACAGGAATTAACAGCTCCACCCCCTGCCAGCAACCAGAGGATTGGTTGAAGCTCTGGCTTGCAGGAGGTGAGTGACCCTTCACAGCAGAAGAGCAGAACCACTCACCAGTCTATATAGCTCACAAGGTTGCTGTTCTTATTGTCCCGCATGACCTGGATTTCCTTCACGCATAGCTCGTTGCTGCTCTCTTGCAGGAGACTAATTTTCTTTATTGCCACCTAAAAATGACATAGAAAACAATAAGCCAAAGTAGTCTGGCACAGGAACACATAGGGAACTTGGGGGGCTTGATcattgctgcagcagcccaCTGCACATCAACAAAGCAAACACTTGCAGACATGACAGATAAAATGCAACACTGGAAACATCTTAACCATCATCCCCCCTAAGAAATACAACCCTACCGACCTTATGGGAAAAATGCCCATAATGATGACCACATCATAAAGGACAcctccaaaagaaaaaatctctCCACTTTGTCACTTtaggaatttccatttttctccacTTAAACAATTTTCTGAACCCCACTGACATTTGCAATTCCTGCCTGACAcatttctaaaaagaaataacCCTAGCCTGGATCTTCTAGTGACACATGCCAGACTCTGAGCAGGGGTTAGGCCCCTGAGAGGCTTCTTGCAGACCTCTCTTGCTAAGCACAgttccacagagcagcactgcaggtggctGAGGAGCTACCATCACAATTCCCATGGATTTGCTAACAGCCAGAAGTGAGAAGTCCagggagccctgagctgcagccccaaagAGCAGTGCCATTCTCTGAGACACCCCCTCGGCACTAAGACCCACCTAGCATGTCCTCCTCTGCAAAACACCCCTTGGCCTCTTTGCAgtccttgcagcagctgagaaggaCAAACTCTGTCCCCACTCTGTTCGGCAGgctgactctgctctgcactgcctttGCCTCTCCAGCAAAGCTCTACCAGCGACCCaaagctcaggcacagctcacagcaaggGGGAGGgcactggagagctgcaggagctgcagcactgcttgaCGCTTACCTCTTCTCCTGTGGCAGTCTCCACTGCCGTGCACACAGTGCCGAAACCCctagaaacaaaacagcagcagagaaaggagaaggccTTTagtccctgcaggtgccagacACTGCACTCCAATAGGAAACAAAGTCCTGGGACAAACAGCAAATGCACCATGAAAGATTGTGCTCTGTCTCCTGTTCCCCTTTCTCTTTCGGGAGCTGTGCATGTGTGGGATCTTTCCAGACACACACATTCCCATTGGGCATGCTGACACCTCTCCTTGGAGTCTATCTGCCAaactcaggcagcagcacacaggccTTCTGAGAAGCCTGAAGCCATGGAAGAGCAATCAGAGGAAAGCTTCCAGAAGCAGATCCTTTTTTCAGCTGACAAGGAGAGTAgtctccagccacagctgcagccacaggcagagcaggcaaaGGTCTCCACTGGTGCACACACAGATGGAGAAGCACTCAAAGCAGAGGATCCTCAGACACCTGTGTTCTGCGTGCAGAGCCATGGGCAGCTGCTTCCCTTTGGTAAACCAGGCACAGGAAGGACTCCACTTTTCAGGTGACTTCTTGCGCATTTGGCTCCTCCCAGAGGAAATGTTGCAAATCAATCCCATTTCCAGCTAGCTGAGCTGGCTTTCAAAGGGCAACAGATTGGTGGATTTTTTGCAGGAAAGCCCTAAACCCCACAGGATCCACGAGGGGTCTTCCAAAGGCAGATGTTGCCTTTTCTTCTAGAGATCTTTGGCATTGGGCATTCCCCTGAAGCTTTGAATGTTTCCACCTCAATTTCAGTAGACAGCTgcttctttcatttctgcttctggCTTCTAGACTAGGTGATGGTCATCCTGACAAATGGAACTTGTTTCCAGCAAAATACCGGAAAGAACTACTACTGAGAGCTGTTCCCTGACAGCCTTTGGCTGCCACCTTGATCTTGGAGGCAATGAA
Above is a window of Oenanthe melanoleuca isolate GR-GAL-2019-014 chromosome Z, OMel1.0, whole genome shotgun sequence DNA encoding:
- the LOC130265461 gene encoding LOW QUALITY PROTEIN: serine/threonine-protein kinase PAK 3-like (The sequence of the model RefSeq protein was modified relative to this genomic sequence to represent the inferred CDS: substituted 1 base at 1 genomic stop codon), coding for MDRVCAAAVCTAFSVAYSGYFFTHLARHIARAWRESAPWSPKPTSEPPLAECTPEEEAKGKEDAHQAADAATAEPEHPASSTGAAPAPALAASAAEEEAEEDEGASEAATAVSPRPELPASSSSASVVAPARAAAAGSEEAASPQAGSSSMSSSCTWSTSSSSGGTEQLRERTEDEWLAMLRMLVNKGDPEAKYTDLDIIGKGGFGTVCTAVETATGEEVAIKKISLLQESSNELCVKEIQVMRDNKNSNLVSYIDWXLPGHEELWLVMEYMDGGSLHDVIRETRMAEGEIAVVSRECLQGLDFLHSHQVIHRDIKSHNILLRLDGSVKLADFGLAAQLTAEQSKRRSAVGTTYWMAPEIFTRKPYGPKVDIWSFGIVGIEMVEGAPPYLMKTSCHSNTIYLVSSAWEAW